One window from the genome of Spirosoma rhododendri encodes:
- a CDS encoding Crp/Fnr family transcriptional regulator: MNELIDYLSQFGQLDAQQRGLIQATVTPKAISKGAYFAEAGKISTQIGYVTDGVFRVCYYDKRGDSFTRYFVYENRFVVDINSFRDEMPSAEYIEAVTDCSLLVFSKEDFARLSAHIPGWDDIFVKITSYVLENKLKFTSNMLVQDAQQRYLNFLDHYPKLANRVPLHMLASYLGITPSSLSRIRKNIA, from the coding sequence ATGAACGAACTCATCGATTACCTGAGTCAATTCGGGCAGCTCGACGCGCAGCAGCGGGGGCTGATACAGGCAACCGTGACGCCCAAGGCTATTTCAAAGGGAGCTTATTTTGCCGAAGCGGGGAAGATATCTACCCAAATCGGCTACGTGACCGACGGCGTTTTCCGGGTCTGCTACTACGACAAGCGGGGTGACAGTTTTACCCGCTACTTCGTCTATGAGAATCGATTCGTCGTCGACATCAACAGCTTTCGCGACGAGATGCCCTCCGCCGAATATATCGAAGCCGTCACAGATTGTTCACTGCTGGTTTTTTCCAAAGAAGACTTCGCCCGGCTGTCGGCACACATCCCCGGCTGGGACGATATCTTCGTTAAAATCACGTCGTACGTGCTGGAAAACAAATTGAAGTTCACCAGTAACATGCTCGTTCAGGATGCGCAGCAGCGGTACCTGAATTTTCTGGACCATTACCCCAAGCTGGCGAATCGCGTTCCGCTCCATATGCTGGCATCCTACCTGGGCATCACGCCATCATCGCTGAGCCGCATCCGAAAGAACATCGCCTGA
- a CDS encoding NRAMP family divalent metal transporter: protein MPKNVSFRSGLGSILFWSVISAAFIGPGSVTACAIAGSQYGLQLLWVLTFATLGTVWLQEAAARLTIATGSDLGQVITQTYTGARGRRIAWALFGAIFLGCAAYQAGNILGAVSGLVLLTGVSAPVITLAVGAVCIVLLWIGSTQGLANMLGLVVFAMGGAFVYVAFGTPVTPAALTKALITPAIPTGSLLLINGLIGTTIVPYNLFFGSSIVPTDSASGQSLSEMRLGIWVAVILGGIISVVLLLAGLLIPTDFSYPHMAQVLADRIGPWAGSLFAFGLFAAGFASSLTAPLAASVTANSLLGVPKNGVAYRAIWLIVMATGLTFGLLNVTPIPVILAVQAINGILLPFVTVFLFIAVNNRTLLGQYCNTLTQNLSMGLVVLVTAVLGLWNVWLAIRAF, encoded by the coding sequence ATGCCAAAAAACGTTTCCTTTCGCTCGGGTCTGGGTAGTATTCTGTTCTGGTCGGTTATTTCAGCCGCCTTCATCGGACCGGGTTCGGTAACGGCCTGCGCCATCGCCGGATCGCAGTACGGCCTTCAACTGCTTTGGGTGCTGACCTTCGCGACGCTCGGCACCGTCTGGCTCCAGGAAGCCGCTGCCCGTCTGACCATTGCTACCGGCTCCGATCTGGGGCAGGTTATAACGCAAACATACACGGGCGCACGAGGTCGGCGCATAGCGTGGGCTCTGTTCGGCGCTATTTTTCTGGGCTGCGCAGCTTATCAGGCCGGTAATATTCTGGGTGCCGTCTCGGGATTAGTGCTGTTGACAGGAGTATCAGCACCGGTAATCACCCTGGCCGTCGGTGCGGTCTGTATTGTTCTTCTCTGGATCGGGTCGACGCAGGGACTGGCGAATATGCTGGGGCTGGTCGTCTTTGCGATGGGGGGCGCGTTCGTTTACGTCGCCTTCGGCACGCCCGTCACACCGGCTGCCCTAACGAAAGCGCTCATTACACCGGCGATTCCCACGGGGTCGCTGTTGCTCATCAATGGCCTGATCGGGACGACGATCGTGCCATACAACCTGTTTTTTGGCTCCAGCATTGTCCCAACCGATTCGGCGAGTGGGCAGTCGCTGAGTGAAATGCGGTTAGGTATCTGGGTGGCGGTAATCCTCGGCGGCATTATTTCGGTTGTGCTGCTGCTGGCCGGACTGCTTATTCCCACCGACTTTTCCTATCCGCACATGGCGCAGGTACTGGCCGACCGCATTGGTCCGTGGGCCGGTTCGTTGTTCGCGTTCGGGCTCTTCGCGGCCGGATTTGCCTCCTCACTGACAGCGCCACTAGCGGCTTCCGTTACGGCCAACAGCTTGCTGGGCGTCCCGAAAAATGGCGTGGCTTACCGGGCTATCTGGCTCATCGTCATGGCAACAGGGCTAACATTTGGCTTATTGAACGTAACGCCGATCCCCGTCATCCTGGCCGTGCAGGCCATCAACGGCATACTGCTTCCCTTCGTCACCGTTTTTCTGTTCATCGCCGTCAACAACCGGACATTGCTAGGCCAATACTGCAACACGCTAACGCAGAATCTAAGCATGGGTTTGGTCGTACTGGTCACGGCGGTGCTAGGCTTATGGAACGTCTGGCTGGCGATACGGGCGTTTTAA
- a CDS encoding carboxylesterase/lipase family protein: MNRFTLSLLVAASMVSGLATAQTAGQTAMPIQAGTGIATVSTESGPVRGYIHNGTATFKGIPYARADRFMAPEKPTPWTAVRSSTVYGPVCPIDALSGAGADDIEFAFQHNWGVTNENCLSLNVWTPQATSAKKRPVMVWLHGGGFAMGSSMELPSYDGENLAKKGDVVMVSLNHRLNVLGFLDLSAYGDKYKNSANAGLLDLVAALQWVKQNIAQFGGDPNNVTIFGQSGGGGKVTSLMNAPSAKGLFQKAIVQSGSYVSSFMEPSVARQVSAALLGELNLQPNQVDSLQKMPYERLLAASRKALQKVNASAKASDRGAFGVTWGPIHDGSFLPYQPADAAAIALSTQVPLLVGSTKTEFGPFNPANRISSMEQAKTIAQQRYGDKADAYIAAVKKDYPETTLPADYINIDTGFRAGAIQQANQKANSGKAPVYMYLFTWSSPVNNGMYKSMHCMEMPFMFDNISRCEEMTGGSQEAHTLADKMSRAWIAFARTGNPNHKGLPNWPTYTQDGGATMLFDRNCQVKPHPDKDVLSAATGKSM, encoded by the coding sequence ATGAATCGCTTTACACTCAGTCTGCTCGTGGCAGCAAGTATGGTTTCCGGACTAGCTACGGCCCAAACGGCTGGTCAAACGGCTATGCCCATTCAGGCGGGTACCGGCATTGCTACCGTCTCGACCGAATCAGGTCCGGTACGCGGCTACATCCACAACGGTACCGCTACGTTCAAAGGCATTCCCTACGCCCGCGCCGACCGGTTCATGGCCCCCGAAAAACCCACGCCCTGGACTGCCGTTCGCTCGTCGACCGTGTATGGTCCGGTCTGCCCCATCGACGCGCTGAGCGGTGCAGGTGCCGACGACATCGAGTTTGCGTTCCAGCACAACTGGGGCGTTACCAACGAAAACTGCCTGAGCCTGAACGTCTGGACTCCGCAGGCAACCTCCGCGAAGAAACGGCCCGTTATGGTATGGCTCCACGGTGGTGGCTTCGCGATGGGTTCTTCGATGGAGCTGCCTTCGTACGACGGCGAGAATCTGGCGAAGAAAGGCGACGTGGTAATGGTATCGCTCAATCACCGGCTGAACGTGCTGGGTTTTCTGGACCTGTCGGCCTACGGTGATAAGTACAAAAATTCGGCGAACGCGGGCCTGCTGGATCTGGTCGCGGCCCTGCAATGGGTCAAGCAAAACATCGCTCAATTTGGTGGTGACCCGAACAACGTGACCATCTTCGGCCAGTCGGGCGGGGGCGGTAAGGTGACCTCCCTGATGAACGCGCCTTCGGCGAAAGGCCTGTTCCAGAAAGCCATCGTGCAAAGCGGCAGTTACGTGTCGAGCTTCATGGAGCCCAGCGTAGCCCGGCAGGTCAGCGCGGCCCTGCTCGGCGAACTGAACCTGCAACCCAATCAGGTCGACTCACTGCAAAAGATGCCTTACGAACGTTTACTGGCAGCCAGCCGCAAGGCGCTGCAAAAAGTGAATGCCAGCGCGAAAGCCAGCGACCGGGGTGCATTCGGCGTCACCTGGGGCCCCATCCACGACGGTAGTTTCCTGCCGTACCAGCCCGCTGATGCCGCAGCCATCGCCCTGTCGACGCAGGTTCCGCTACTGGTTGGCTCGACCAAAACCGAGTTCGGCCCGTTCAATCCGGCCAACCGCATTTCGAGCATGGAGCAGGCTAAAACTATCGCCCAGCAGCGCTACGGTGACAAAGCCGACGCGTACATAGCCGCCGTCAAGAAAGATTACCCCGAAACGACCCTTCCCGCCGATTATATCAACATCGACACCGGTTTCCGGGCGGGGGCCATTCAGCAGGCCAATCAGAAAGCAAATTCGGGCAAAGCACCGGTCTATATGTACCTGTTTACCTGGAGTTCGCCCGTTAACAATGGCATGTACAAGTCGATGCACTGCATGGAAATGCCGTTTATGTTCGACAATATCAGCCGGTGCGAAGAGATGACGGGCGGCAGTCAGGAAGCGCATACGCTGGCCGACAAAATGAGCCGGGCCTGGATCGCCTTCGCCCGCACCGGCAATCCGAATCATAAGGGTCTACCCAACTGGCCAACGTACACACAAGACGGCGGAGCCACGATGCTCTTCGACCGAAACTGTCAGGTGAAACCCCATCCTGATAAAGACGTGCTGAGCGCAGCCACGGGCAAGTCGATGTAA
- a CDS encoding HD domain-containing protein, with protein sequence MTDDLLKQITFIKEVDKLKYILRKTKLFNSNRNENDAEHSWHLSLMALVLAGHANQPVDLLKVIKMLLIHDIVEIDAGDTFIYDTQKSHDNTAEEREAANRIFGLLPADQASELIAVWEEFEAGQTHEAKFARAMDRLEPLLQNTSNNGGTWAEFDVRYDTVYAKKKVIQNGSDTIWQYAEQLLNENVEKGILKK encoded by the coding sequence ATGACCGACGACCTGCTCAAACAGATAACATTTATCAAGGAAGTAGATAAGCTCAAGTACATTCTCCGCAAGACGAAACTGTTCAACAGCAACCGCAACGAGAACGACGCTGAGCATAGCTGGCACTTGTCCCTGATGGCCCTCGTGCTGGCTGGGCACGCCAATCAGCCAGTTGATCTGCTCAAGGTTATCAAGATGCTGCTGATCCACGACATTGTCGAGATAGACGCGGGCGACACGTTCATCTACGACACCCAGAAAAGCCACGACAATACCGCTGAAGAGCGTGAAGCCGCCAACCGGATTTTCGGCCTGCTACCGGCCGATCAGGCCAGTGAACTGATCGCCGTTTGGGAAGAATTTGAAGCGGGGCAAACGCACGAAGCCAAATTTGCCCGTGCTATGGACCGACTCGAACCGCTGCTACAGAACACCTCAAACAACGGGGGTACATGGGCTGAGTTCGACGTGCGCTACGACACCGTGTACGCCAAGAAAAAGGTCATTCAAAACGGCTCCGACACGATCTGGCAGTACGCCGAGCAACTGCTCAACGAGAATGTTGAGAAGGGTATTTTGAAGAAGTGA
- a CDS encoding carboxylesterase/lipase family protein, giving the protein MKQAIVALCLTTIALTGLLAVSPSAKDEPVVQVTGGRITGVPNRAGDVYSYKGIPFAAPPVGVLRWKAPQPVVPWSGVRRADAFGPSPVQGEPNPFGPWSAEYLIPKAPISEDCLYLNVWTSTQAARKKPVLVWIYGGGFGSGGSGVPIYDGEATAPKGIVFVSVNYRVGPFGFFAHPELTRESSNQASGNYGLMDQIAALKWVQQNIARFGGDPANVTIAGQSAGSMSVNCLVASPLAKGLFTKAIAQSGARFATPYPSLREAEADGQKTAQALGASTLAELRALPAEALLKQSQAMRGPIIDGYVLPASIAQLFADRKQNPVSLLTGWNEDEGLAFGPQKSAADYKAQLDQQYGSRAETMLRYYPAGSDAEAAQSQRNIARDRTFGAQNYQWAVTQAQQRLPVYVYRFTRKVPATGEYASYGAFHTAEVPYAYDNLRFIDKQLRPLRPADDQLARAIATYWANFIKTGNPNGSGLPHWPAFSAPNDSIMQLDTVIRARPLPDRAALTFLFSTLRTP; this is encoded by the coding sequence ATGAAACAAGCTATCGTAGCCCTGTGCCTGACAACTATCGCGCTGACCGGTCTGCTGGCGGTTAGTCCGTCGGCCAAAGACGAGCCGGTTGTACAGGTTACTGGCGGACGGATCACCGGTGTACCGAACCGGGCGGGCGACGTGTACAGCTACAAAGGAATTCCGTTTGCGGCTCCGCCCGTTGGCGTATTGCGCTGGAAAGCCCCACAGCCCGTTGTGCCCTGGTCGGGTGTGCGCCGGGCCGACGCCTTTGGGCCGAGCCCCGTACAGGGCGAACCAAACCCGTTTGGCCCGTGGAGTGCGGAATACCTGATTCCGAAAGCGCCTATCAGTGAAGACTGTCTGTACCTGAACGTCTGGACTAGTACGCAAGCCGCCCGGAAGAAGCCGGTGCTTGTCTGGATCTATGGTGGCGGCTTTGGCAGCGGGGGCAGTGGCGTTCCGATCTACGACGGCGAAGCGACCGCCCCAAAAGGCATTGTATTTGTCAGCGTCAATTACCGGGTGGGGCCATTCGGCTTCTTCGCCCACCCCGAACTAACCCGTGAATCGAGCAATCAGGCATCGGGTAACTACGGGCTGATGGATCAAATTGCCGCGCTGAAGTGGGTTCAGCAAAACATCGCCCGATTCGGGGGCGACCCTGCTAATGTGACGATTGCGGGACAATCGGCCGGGTCGATGAGCGTCAACTGTCTGGTTGCGTCGCCTTTAGCGAAGGGTTTGTTCACCAAAGCCATCGCCCAGAGCGGAGCCCGTTTTGCTACGCCCTACCCATCACTCCGGGAAGCCGAAGCAGACGGGCAGAAAACGGCTCAGGCATTGGGCGCTTCCACACTGGCGGAGTTACGGGCGCTTCCGGCCGAAGCACTGTTGAAGCAGAGCCAGGCCATGCGCGGACCGATCATCGACGGCTACGTCCTGCCCGCTTCCATTGCGCAACTCTTCGCCGACCGAAAGCAGAATCCGGTTTCCCTGCTGACCGGCTGGAACGAAGACGAAGGGCTCGCGTTTGGTCCGCAAAAGAGCGCGGCCGATTACAAAGCGCAACTCGACCAGCAATACGGCAGTCGGGCCGAAACGATGCTGCGCTATTACCCGGCCGGTAGCGATGCCGAAGCGGCTCAATCGCAGCGCAACATCGCCCGCGACCGAACGTTCGGTGCGCAGAACTACCAGTGGGCGGTTACGCAGGCACAGCAGCGGTTACCGGTTTACGTGTATCGGTTTACGCGCAAGGTACCCGCCACGGGCGAGTATGCCAGCTACGGCGCATTTCACACGGCCGAAGTCCCGTACGCGTACGATAATCTGCGCTTTATCGACAAACAGCTTCGCCCGCTGCGCCCCGCCGACGATCAGCTGGCACGTGCGATAGCGACGTACTGGGCCAACTTTATCAAAACCGGCAACCCAAACGGTAGCGGTCTGCCGCATTGGCCCGCCTTTTCCGCTCCCAACGATTCCATCATGCAACTCGACACGGTGATTCGGGCCCGCCCCCTACCCGACCGCGCTGCGCTTACGTTCCTATTCAGCACCCTTCGTACACCTTAG
- a CDS encoding autotransporter outer membrane beta-barrel domain-containing protein, whose translation MRKHFLPLLFLTGTATFVQAQSQIVTPDNQVVSIQSVSGNVNLFIGQSTSAVIGGTYNTFVGSQSGQGNTSGSYNTYLGYKAGAPNTVGSHNTFVGYEAGKLNTDGSDNVFIGFNAGSGSQRGSRNLIIGPNAGFDAIGGGDNTLIGSNAIGVGAGLSNATAIGANARVLSSNAMVLGNNVNVGIGTSAPQNRLELTAGVDGSSGLRLTNMTAQSTASAGTAGKFLTVSDKGDVLLGSQLSAVATRVQPASENQWADYVFAPTYQPQPLAEVEQFVKKNRHLPGIPSASQMVKEGTDLMTLLATLVQKNEELTLHLIEQQKRIEQLEKKIKE comes from the coding sequence ATGAGAAAACATTTCCTTCCGCTACTGTTCCTGACGGGTACCGCTACGTTCGTTCAGGCGCAAAGTCAGATTGTGACGCCTGATAATCAGGTCGTCAGTATCCAGTCCGTCAGTGGCAACGTCAACCTGTTTATCGGGCAAAGTACCAGTGCCGTGATAGGGGGGACGTACAATACGTTTGTGGGTAGCCAGTCGGGGCAGGGTAATACGTCAGGGTCGTATAATACGTACCTGGGGTACAAAGCCGGGGCACCCAACACGGTTGGTAGTCACAATACGTTTGTGGGCTACGAAGCCGGTAAACTCAACACCGACGGTAGCGACAACGTGTTTATCGGTTTCAACGCGGGCAGCGGTAGTCAGCGGGGTAGTCGCAACCTGATTATCGGTCCTAACGCTGGTTTCGACGCGATTGGTGGGGGCGATAATACGCTCATCGGCTCAAACGCTATCGGTGTTGGCGCAGGTCTGTCGAACGCGACCGCGATTGGGGCCAACGCCCGGGTGCTAAGCAGTAACGCGATGGTGCTGGGCAACAACGTCAACGTCGGCATTGGTACGTCGGCCCCACAGAACCGGCTCGAACTGACGGCGGGTGTGGATGGTAGCAGCGGTTTGCGTCTGACGAATATGACGGCTCAATCGACCGCATCGGCAGGTACGGCGGGTAAGTTTCTGACGGTCAGCGATAAGGGCGACGTATTGCTAGGTAGCCAACTGTCAGCCGTCGCGACGCGCGTACAACCCGCCAGCGAGAACCAGTGGGCCGACTATGTGTTTGCACCAACCTATCAGCCGCAGCCGTTGGCCGAAGTCGAGCAGTTTGTCAAGAAAAACCGACACCTGCCCGGCATCCCCAGCGCCAGCCAAATGGTGAAAGAAGGCACTGATTTGATGACACTACTGGCAACGCTGGTGCAAAAGAACGAAGAGCTGACGCTTCACCTGATTGAGCAACAGAAGCGCATCGAGCAGTTGGAGAAGAAGATTAAAGAGTAG